From the Desulfovibrio sp. Fe33 genome, one window contains:
- a CDS encoding DMSO/selenate family reductase complex B subunit → MLKRPAFHIDNSRCTGCKTCMIACIDKHDLPLGVLWRRVTEYVGGEWVERPDGTCTQNVFSYYLSVSCNHCENPICVRSCPTTAMHKNEDGIVTVDQDKCVGCRYCEWGCPYSAPQYNAELGKMTKCDFCRDYLKEGKEPACVAACPCRALDFGEYDELVAKYGNLNIVAPLPDPNITQPNLIVTPAMNAKPGGSKMGKISNPEEV, encoded by the coding sequence ATGTTGAAGCGTCCAGCTTTCCATATAGACAACTCCCGCTGTACGGGGTGCAAGACATGCATGATCGCCTGCATCGACAAGCACGACCTGCCCCTTGGCGTCCTGTGGCGGCGGGTAACGGAATACGTCGGCGGTGAATGGGTGGAGCGCCCGGATGGCACCTGCACGCAAAACGTGTTCAGCTACTATCTGTCCGTTTCCTGCAACCACTGCGAGAACCCGATCTGCGTCCGCTCGTGTCCCACCACGGCCATGCACAAGAACGAAGACGGCATCGTGACCGTCGATCAGGACAAGTGCGTCGGCTGCCGCTACTGCGAATGGGGCTGCCCCTATTCCGCTCCGCAATACAATGCGGAGTTGGGCAAGATGACCAAGTGCGACTTCTGCCGCGACTACCTCAAGGAGGGCAAGGAGCCCGCCTGTGTCGCCGCCTGCCCCTGTCGCGCCCTGGACTTCGGTGAATACGACGAACTTGTCGCCAAATACGGCAATCTCAACATCGTGGCTCCGTTGCCCGATCCCAACATCACCCAGCCCAACCTGATCGTCACGCCCGCCATGAACGCCAAGCCCGGCGGGTCCAAGATGGGTAAAATCAGCAACCCCGAGGAGGTGTAG
- a CDS encoding dimethyl sulfoxide reductase anchor subunit family protein codes for MFSSDWSLVLFTILVQSAVGIVVITEAARLFAGASGSALRWQTPVACVMTALGLILSLTHLGTPLHSVFTIMNLGNSWLSREILSVSAFFIAICALAFMRMRNDAVKATGLSVLAMALGLLAVFVMTKVYLLETVPAWNSVATAFSFYGTMLLAGAVASGVIGSIENSGKDCGEDCTSVTGLLCASAQAGLALKFIAVALGMIALGSVGSLGTSGLDLVAGEGVSAQIVRIAMICAGAGVFTWFGFKAMGTRQLRLAMNPALCALALVMAGEIIDRLMFYGTYMRIGI; via the coding sequence ATGTTTTCCAGTGATTGGAGCCTCGTCCTGTTCACCATCCTCGTTCAGAGCGCCGTGGGTATCGTGGTCATAACCGAAGCCGCCCGGCTCTTTGCCGGAGCGTCCGGCTCGGCCCTGCGCTGGCAGACTCCGGTGGCCTGCGTCATGACCGCCCTGGGACTGATCCTGTCCCTTACCCACCTCGGCACTCCCCTGCACAGCGTGTTCACCATCATGAACCTGGGCAACTCGTGGCTCAGCCGCGAAATCCTGTCCGTGTCCGCCTTCTTCATCGCGATCTGCGCGCTCGCCTTCATGAGAATGCGCAACGATGCAGTCAAGGCGACGGGCCTGTCCGTGCTCGCCATGGCGCTCGGACTTCTCGCCGTCTTCGTCATGACCAAGGTCTACCTGCTTGAGACCGTGCCCGCGTGGAACAGCGTGGCCACGGCGTTCAGCTTCTACGGCACGATGCTCCTGGCCGGAGCGGTCGCCAGCGGCGTGATCGGCAGCATTGAAAACAGCGGCAAGGATTGTGGCGAAGACTGCACGTCCGTCACCGGTCTGCTCTGCGCCTCCGCGCAAGCGGGTCTCGCCCTCAAGTTCATCGCCGTGGCCCTGGGCATGATCGCCCTTGGCAGCGTCGGCAGCCTCGGGACCAGCGGTCTCGATCTCGTCGCAGGCGAAGGCGTGTCGGCGCAGATCGTCCGTATAGCCATGATCTGCGCCGGTGCCGGCGTGTTCACATGGTTCGGCTTCAAGGCCATGGGCACCCGGCAGCTCCGCCTCGCCATGAACCCCGCCCTCTGCGCCCTGGCCCTGGTCATGGCCGGCGAGATCATCGACCGGCTCATGTTCTACGGGACCTACATGCGCATCGGCATATAA
- a CDS encoding TorD/DmsD family molecular chaperone, which produces MNAEQLGACALSLNFLARLFIEPPDAAFINQIRENNVFGEWPLEPLSDAANEALLLLEKDVQDHDEAALEAEYTVLFIGPDDAVPLWESVWTTKDKLLFDGPMFDVRDAYARYGLVSPNPEHEPDDHIGLEMSFLGGVMGCAAEAVDNGDTESADRHLAMAGDFLNKHIAPWSNLFLEAVSGHESSSFYNAVSTVSIDTLAQAADLLRPEQA; this is translated from the coding sequence ATGAACGCAGAACAACTCGGCGCGTGCGCCCTCAGCCTGAATTTTCTCGCCCGGCTCTTCATCGAACCGCCGGATGCGGCCTTCATCAACCAGATTCGTGAAAACAACGTGTTCGGGGAATGGCCCCTTGAGCCTCTCTCCGATGCGGCGAACGAAGCGCTTCTGCTCCTCGAAAAAGACGTCCAGGACCATGACGAAGCGGCCCTTGAGGCGGAGTACACCGTCCTCTTCATCGGCCCCGACGACGCAGTTCCCCTTTGGGAATCCGTATGGACCACTAAGGACAAGCTGCTGTTCGACGGTCCCATGTTCGACGTACGCGACGCCTATGCCCGATACGGTCTCGTTTCGCCCAACCCCGAGCACGAACCCGACGACCACATAGGGCTGGAAATGTCCTTTCTCGGCGGCGTGATGGGATGCGCGGCCGAGGCGGTCGACAACGGCGATACGGAATCGGCGGATCGGCACCTGGCCATGGCAGGCGATTTCCTGAACAAACATATCGCCCCTTGGTCCAACCTATTCCTGGAAGCTGTCTCCGGGCACGAGTCATCCTCTTTTTACAACGCCGTTTCCACCGTTTCCATCGACACTCTTGCCCAGGCTGCCGACCTCCTGCGACCTGAGCAAGCCTGA
- a CDS encoding 4Fe-4S dicluster domain-containing protein produces MPRLPTSCDLSKPDYRRAAAMLNAPAVNTSLCPLHMGGRCARCMTVCPSDAIDLRDGPAIRADSCRNCGACASVCPTGALVHDAPAALLRSLAERPDAPQALRCPKAGRCAPDELPVPGCLSSLGLETLLALWRRQKGTVTFLTGNCAACRIGDEGTTFRRVLEQARSILAKSTDAPKKPFIVKTWSPKDAPSRRESDVSLSRRGFLGFLAGGHTASSGSGSSSTKNEGGKRHQLAGHLKALNAKGPAPEGLAFAMMRGDGHCTACGACANVCATGAIRLTGEDSLRALEFISALCVDCGACVNVCLPRFLHPYPPDLASFSLSPHTLFQGETGTCKRCRAKTTALDENGYCPVCSRRIQAMRD; encoded by the coding sequence TTGCCCAGGCTGCCGACCTCCTGCGACCTGAGCAAGCCTGATTACCGACGGGCCGCCGCCATGCTCAACGCCCCTGCCGTCAACACCTCGCTTTGTCCACTACATATGGGCGGCCGGTGTGCGCGGTGCATGACGGTATGCCCATCGGACGCCATAGACCTGCGCGACGGACCGGCTATCCGCGCCGATTCGTGCAGAAACTGCGGAGCCTGCGCCTCGGTGTGCCCCACTGGGGCGCTGGTCCACGACGCACCGGCCGCCCTGCTCCGCAGCCTTGCGGAACGCCCTGACGCCCCCCAGGCCCTGCGCTGTCCCAAAGCAGGACGATGCGCGCCGGACGAACTTCCGGTTCCCGGATGCCTTTCCAGCCTCGGCCTTGAAACCCTGCTGGCCCTTTGGCGCCGACAAAAAGGGACCGTCACCTTCCTCACCGGAAATTGCGCCGCCTGCCGGATCGGCGACGAAGGTACGACATTCAGGAGAGTCCTTGAACAGGCCCGGTCAATCCTGGCAAAATCGACGGACGCTCCGAAAAAACCATTCATCGTAAAAACCTGGTCCCCAAAAGACGCGCCGTCCCGCCGTGAAAGCGACGTGTCTCTATCCAGGCGGGGATTTCTGGGATTCCTGGCAGGAGGCCACACGGCCTCTTCCGGCTCAGGATCGTCCTCCACAAAGAACGAAGGCGGCAAACGGCACCAATTGGCCGGACACCTTAAGGCGTTGAACGCCAAAGGGCCCGCGCCCGAAGGACTGGCTTTCGCCATGATGCGGGGCGACGGCCATTGCACCGCCTGTGGAGCCTGCGCCAACGTCTGCGCAACCGGCGCTATTAGATTGACGGGTGAAGACTCCCTGCGCGCGCTGGAATTCATTTCCGCCCTGTGCGTGGACTGCGGAGCCTGCGTCAACGTCTGCCTGCCGCGCTTTCTCCATCCCTATCCCCCGGACCTCGCCTCCTTCTCGCTTTCCCCGCACACGCTCTTTCAAGGCGAGACCGGCACTTGCAAACGATGCCGGGCCAAAACCACCGCCCTGGACGAAAACGGATACTGTCCTGTTTGCTCCCGCCGAATCCAGGCGATGCGCGACTGA